Proteins from a single region of Pseudomonas quebecensis:
- a CDS encoding ABC transporter permease subunit (The N-terminal region of this protein, as described by TIGR01726, is a three transmembrane segment that identifies a subfamily of ABC transporter permease subunits, which specificities that include histidine, arginine, glutamine, glutamate, L-cystine (sic), the opines (in Agrobacterium) octopine and nopaline, etc.): protein MELDFSGIIPAIPGLWNGMVMTLKLMVMGVVGGIILGTLLALMRLSSSKLLSRLAGAYVNYFRSIPLLLVITWFYLAVPFVLRWITGEDTPIGAFTSCVVAFMMFEAAYFCEIVRAGVQSIPKGQMAAAQAMGMTYGQTMRLIILPQAFRKMTPLLLQQSIILFQDTSLVYTVGLVDFLNSARSNGDIIGRSNEFLIFAGVVYFIISFSASLLVKRLQKRFAV from the coding sequence ATGGAACTCGATTTCAGCGGCATCATCCCCGCCATACCGGGCCTGTGGAACGGCATGGTCATGACCTTGAAGCTGATGGTCATGGGCGTGGTCGGCGGCATTATCCTGGGCACGCTCCTCGCGCTGATGCGCCTGTCGTCCAGCAAACTGCTGTCGCGGCTGGCCGGCGCCTATGTGAACTATTTCCGCTCGATCCCCCTGTTGCTGGTGATTACCTGGTTCTACCTCGCGGTGCCGTTCGTGCTGCGCTGGATCACCGGAGAAGACACCCCGATCGGTGCGTTCACCTCCTGCGTCGTGGCCTTCATGATGTTCGAAGCCGCGTACTTCTGTGAAATCGTGCGGGCCGGCGTGCAGTCGATCCCCAAGGGCCAGATGGCGGCGGCGCAGGCGATGGGCATGACCTATGGCCAGACCATGCGCCTGATCATCCTGCCCCAGGCGTTCCGCAAGATGACCCCGTTGCTGCTGCAACAGTCGATCATCCTGTTCCAGGACACCTCGCTGGTCTACACCGTGGGCCTGGTGGACTTCCTCAACTCCGCCCGCTCCAACGGCGACATCATCGGCCGCTCCAATGAGTTCCTGATCTTCGCCGGTGTCGTCTACTTCATCATCAGCTTTTCCGCCTCGCTGCTGGTCAAGCGTCTGCAAAAAAGGTTTGCCGTATGA
- a CDS encoding amino acid ABC transporter ATP-binding protein produces the protein MISIKNINKWYGDFQVLTDCSTEVKKGEVIVVCGPSGSGKSTLIKCVNALEPFQKGDIVVDGTSIADPKTNLPKLRSRVGMVFQHFELFPHLTITENLTIAQIKVLGRSKEEATKKGLQLLERVGLSAHAHKHPGQLSGGQQQRVAIARALAMDPIVMLFDEPTSALDPEMVNEVLDVMVQLAQEGMTMMCVTHEMGFARKVADRVIFMDAGKIIEDCPKEEFFGDISARSERAQHFLEKILQH, from the coding sequence ATGATCTCTATCAAGAACATCAACAAGTGGTATGGCGACTTCCAGGTGCTGACCGATTGCAGCACCGAGGTTAAAAAAGGCGAAGTGATCGTGGTGTGCGGGCCGTCCGGCTCGGGCAAATCCACCCTGATCAAGTGCGTGAATGCGCTGGAACCGTTCCAGAAAGGCGACATCGTCGTCGATGGCACCTCCATCGCCGACCCGAAGACCAACCTGCCGAAACTGCGCTCGCGCGTCGGTATGGTGTTCCAGCACTTCGAGCTGTTCCCGCACCTGACCATCACCGAAAACCTGACCATCGCGCAGATCAAGGTGCTCGGCCGCAGCAAGGAAGAGGCCACCAAGAAAGGCCTGCAACTGCTTGAGCGCGTCGGCCTGTCGGCACACGCCCACAAGCACCCTGGCCAGCTCTCCGGTGGCCAGCAGCAACGTGTGGCGATTGCCCGCGCCCTGGCCATGGACCCGATCGTCATGCTGTTCGACGAACCGACCTCGGCGTTGGACCCGGAAATGGTCAACGAAGTGTTGGACGTGATGGTGCAGTTGGCCCAGGAAGGCATGACCATGATGTGCGTGACCCACGAAATGGGCTTCGCGCGTAAAGTGGCCGACCGCGTGATCTTCATGGACGCCGGCAAGATCATCGAAGACTGCCCGAAGGAAGAGTTCTTCGGCGACATCAGCGCCCGCTCGGAGCGCGCGCAGCACTTCCTCGAGAAAATCCTGCAGCACTAA